tttttaatttgtgtcatcatgcagctctgcagaagaCCTGACATCAGGCATCTTATTCCAGCGAGCAGGGGAGACATTAACAATCTGCTGGACTGCTGCAGTTTTCACAGGTGGATAAATGGAACAATagatatattttcttatttttatttttattttttggacctTAAGTAATTCATGCACataatgaaacattttcaaatgccTTGAATGCAGTGTTtgctttaatgttttaataacTTGGgccaaatgtgtcaaactcaagggccaggggccaaatctggccctttggagcatccaatttggcccgcaggagaaagtaaaaacaacagagaaagcatgaatcattgtgtaaatgaaagtcaacaatatttgcaggcaCTGACAGCTTCACCGGTGCTTGTGTCACATGAttgctgtcatttttcatgttaaacagttgaaaagaACTAAAATTTTTAacaaaatcttttaatttttctcaaattattacataaaatgtcccttaattaaatataaattggtcacaaatctagggaatgtaaaatgttttgactcatatctatcacttattgcttggatattgtcagtttctcacatattttgtatttcatgtatacGTACAATACAAaccagggcacaataatgttgaaactaCTCAGTTTCCTGCATAAAATAATCTGTGGTCCTCtcgagatcaaactgcttcatatttggcccctgaactagtatgagtttgacacccctggcttAGGCAAAAGGTTGTCGCCATCTAGTGGTAAATTACTTTAAATACATGACATGAAAGTGGCCTGAGCTGCAGATGTGCTGATATTACAGAAACTGAATGGAATGTAAGACATGGCATGTAGCTGTAACACACAGCAACATTTATGTAACAATCCCCCCCACCATTGTTTGTTCTGCAAATGCACCTCAGTGTTCTCAACCGGACTGGAGGGAGGTTTTGGAGCCCTGGACGACACTTGAACGTCTACCTTTCCTATTGGAGCGCTGTCTAAATGTTTGGTAAAGCAACATACACTGTTGGGACAGCTCATAAAAAACGACACTCTAAACTAAACCCACCCTCTGCATTTCATACAATCCAGAGCTGCTGACGTAAATGTTTAGGCCTTTAGAAAGACAGGATATTTCCAGTCTTTGAAACTCTAAACACTAACCTATGTCTCTCTATCAGTGAGTCACAGGCTGGGGGTCAAATGAGAACTGGGTGTCTTTTATCCTGTGAGTACACCTGAGACATCAAGGTCATCTCTACGAACCTACTCACAGTTTGGTAAATGCTTTTCATCAAGATTTGTCTTTAAAACAAGGAACAATCTATTACTAATAATaactacatttgtttttaaagaacaGTGATGAGGGGATCATACATTGAGCAAGGAGTTATTTTCTCTACTTTCCAGAAGTAAAATCCCAGTCAGTCTCTTTACTTACAAAACAATCAAGTTGAAGAAGCACAGTAAACATAGTTAGTTTTATTTCCTCTGAACATATACAGAAAAGCCATTAAAAGCAActacaatattacaaaaagcCCTGTCAAACTGAACAACAAAGAGCTacattacacacatacagtacattctcAATAGGATTAGCTTATATCTTGTGTTGGGATGTCACATGAATCCCAACTTCCTCAAATGAATTAAACCAGAAAAGACCTGATAGCTTAAAAAACTTAACGGTGCCTAAATTGTTATCTGTCTGTAATCAGAGCAGGAGGAAAACAATGTGAAAACCCTTCACCCAGCCACAAATCTGAGAAgagttctgttatttttttgcacCAAACACTTCACAGCATGTGGCACAAACGTGCCTGCAAACTGCACTTCCATTACGGACGCATAAGACTGACCTGAACctaaaaaaagaggaagagagGAAGAGCACTAGGAGAAGGAAAGATGATAAATTGTCACATTAAAAAGGGGGAGAAAGAGAAGTTAAGTAAGTCTCACTCCCTCCTGCTCCCCTTCTCTCTGCCTCCCTGTGTTTCTGGCTCTTGGCTGTGGTTCAGAGGAATTCTCTGGTGGCCTCGgtaaatataacatttagaataacaGCGCCACAGcccctgtgtgtatgtgtgtgtgtgtgttaacttaACCCAATTCCTTGCTGTGTTGCTTGCAGCTCTAATGGGTAGAATGACAGGCTGTCATGCCTGAGCGAGGTGAGGACTAAGGGCTAATTTAGAGGAGACCAATCTGGAAATGTTGTGCCTAGGGAGGACAGAGAAGGTCAGTGACTATACAGTAAAAGGCTCGATCTTGTGCTTTGGTGGAAAAGATGCTGTTCGAATGTTCAAACGAGACGGATCAGAGGCCGACAGTTCTGCTCGTATAATATTACTTCTTGAGTTGCAGCAGTCCAATAGAAACTGACAATCAttcaaagtgcaaaaaaaataatctaagaCTTTAGTGTCTCAACACCATCGGGACACAGTAACATCCATTTACAATCACAGAGAAGCGGTCACTCTGAACGCAAACAAGTTAGGCACCTCGATGTTTGTGTATTCCTTTTGAATGTGGACCCCTGGTCTCTGCTGAAGGCTGAATGGAAAAACCAGCTCAAAGTGAATGTCTTTAGATCTTTAGAACAGTTTTGTCCCTCCTGAAGCTTCACATGGGGAAACTGATCCACGTAACAGACTCTGAAGCTCAATTAACAATGAATGAATGGCGGCGATGTGATACTTACACATGTATATCTGACAGTCCATAAAACTGGGTGCTGTGTTGAATCCCATTCAGCCTCAGCTCTGTTACTTTAGCTTATTGAGAGACGTATCCATAAACTTCTGTTTAAAATAACTGTACATAGTCTCCGTCCTCTTTAGAGTGGATCTTCACTTTAAGAATGCACAAGTTTGCCGGCATTGGTGCCACCATGCACTAACACTCCTATGTGCCAGAAATGGACATAAATCCTGtacaatttgtatttattcatcaaGTATCTATAGGTATAATACATCATCCCACTTAAAAACAGCAAATGGTGTATATTACATATCTACAGACTGATGTGTGATGGGTGCAATGCTGCGAAGAGAGCAACACACAGAACACTGTATACTATGCCGTCAATAGTATATCTGTATTGCATATTGTAGCTATATTTATAcatgtttatataaatatagataAGTATATTTTATGTACACATTGATATTCCATCACTGCattaagattaaaataaataatacaagtaTAATCAAGTCTATGTTGGTATGATTTGATAAAAACGCTATATTAGAGCCCAAATAGTCCTAACTGTTGAAATAATCATGATAATAACAACTAttagtcaattttttttttctttttttatgtggTCTTCTGTCTGGCACGACAGGTGAACGACACCACAATTACCCTGCAAGTTTATCATGTGGGACTGCTGGAATGACTGGAGAGAGCGGAATTAGGACAGGAAGAGTTGGGGCTTGTTTCCATCTGCTCAgtcacaagtgtgtgtgtgtgtgtgtgtgtgtgtgtacaagtgTGGCTTATAAAGACATGTCAAAGGTCAGTATCCTACAGCTTTCACCTCCGGATGTCAGTAGCCTTGGGGTCTTCCTGCTCAGCCCCCGCTCCGGCCTCTGGACCGTGGCGACGGGGCCCCTGGCTGCGATTGCGTGGGTGAGCGTTGAAGCCCACCTTACTAGCTTTGTCCTTGTCACCGTGGCGCGGGGGCCGAGGGTGTGGGTGAGGGTGAGGATGCTCCGGCTCGGGCTGGGACGGTAAGGAGTGGCGGTTGTGTTCGATGGCAGAGCTGGCTGGAGAAGGAGCGAGGGAGGAGCACAGGCTCAGGCTGTCGCACAAAGCCCCCCAGTTCTGCTCGCACTGCAGTCGGACACTCCGCGTCAGAGCCTCCTTCACTTCCTCTCCACATGTCAGAAGGATATTCACCAGCTCCACATACGGTCTGAGCAGAGACAAGAGGATTAATCTCAGAAATCCTTAGATGGATAGCTTGAAACAATACGCGGAGTTTGCGGGATTTCactacagttttcccaaatgcatttcttcatttaattcttaataaaatgcacataaacatacaaatgtttaaagtacaataaaacacagtgactgtgcaaaatatgtatgaattcatttgttgttcttttaaaatacaaattattttttggaaCTAGAGTCATGTGACCAATcgttaggttggttcttcttctgttgtgcaattcttcttcacatgaTTTTACCATgaaattacaacattaaacaatgcgtcgatgcaaatttttgtagtcaacattatcaatgatgttactaatcatttcggcattattgtatttgttacacacattgctcaagacggtctatatatttaaactgatttttacttttaaaattaaacaGAAAGTGACCGTTGGCCTgatcttattatgaatttacaacattaaacaaggCGTTGCTGCAATTTTTtgcagtcaacattatcaatgatgttactaatattttttatattttgccccccctggcaagaatctcaaactccgcctatgcttTAAAGTGCATCAACATGTAGCAAAAACACGAACATCTCCTTGTGATCTAAGCCATTTACCCTTTAGGGAACAGATCCTGGAAATGGATCATCTCCACCATGACGGCCACATTCTCCTTTGCAGCCGAGCAGAGGTTGTGTTTGATATAGCATTCCCTCTGCAGCTGGAACACCATTTCTTTTATGGACACACATTTTCTGCTGATGCAGCTGAACTTGTGCCGTAGGCCGTGTGCCATGCACTTCAAAGCATCCTTGATGAAGGACTTCCCCTGTGTGCACACAAAGGGAAAATCCATTGTGATCCATGGAActtagaagaaaaagaaaaaaaaaagaacaaaagaggtttgtgtattttacaaaagTCAAAGCAGTCCCTTTGGACGGTTTGTCTGGTTCTATTAGAAGGATGTAGAACAATCGCGTTCTGATTATTTTGGATCAAGAAGTCAGGAGTTGTTCTTTCACTGAAAAACCATTGGATTTTGCCTGCCAGAGATGCAAATTTGTATGTGACCCTATAGACATATTAACACCCCACTCAAGCGTGGTTTGGCAGGGCGTCAACCTCCGCTATGTATGAAAAGGGAGCAAACTGGGCTTATGGCCAGCTGGCTCACTACCCTTGCACCTAACTGTACACACATAGACAAGTCCACTGAGAGGCAAGAAACATCCCCCGAGAGGGAGAGAATACTAGATAAATATATGTAGACCAGACCTGCATTTCTAGTAAAgtaatactaaatatttattttttatttttttaatcaaattgagAGGAGAAGAAAACTAGAAAAACTAGCACTCGGGTTTTTTCCCTCTGGTATTATCTTCTCAAAACTGGAGCATCACTTTGGTACCTGAGAATCAAATTTGCCAGCGTTGTGCAGGAACGTCATGCAGATTTCCTGTAACCCCCGTATCTCACAGGAGTTATTCTCAAAGCACTCGAACACACCACAGCCGACATCACCTGCACTCACCAGGCAGTGCTGGATCTCCGCtggaaagagacaaaaaaaacagctgagAGGTTAGGGATTAGAGGAACTTTGTGTTACAAATGACAAATACTCAGTTTAAAGGCAAAAACGCCATTAAACAACTAACGTCACCTGAATCCCAAAGCCAATGTGGCAGTTTCCATACATTATTGTGCTCATCCAGTAGCTGGAGCTGGGTAAGAGTCTAATTCTCAAAGCAGACGGTGACAGATATTACAGTCATTCTGCACCACAAATACATCTGCACTGCATGGCATTAAAAATGGGATGGTGCaatgcagagagagagacacagttTGACTGGAGGAAACCAAAATGCAGCAACTTCTGTTTAGATCAACAGGTTTCTCTCACTCACTGATTGGAGCCTCAGACTGAATATAATCATGTATCTATTTTCTACCCACCAGAGTGGTCATGAGGCAACGCAAGCAAAAACCAAACTACATATGGTACATTGTGAGTGCACAGTCGACTTGACACAACGCATTCTGTGTCAGAGAGACAATCCGGCACGGAAACTGATGCTCACCCTTCGGCGACATCCTCTGGAAGTCTTTTAATTCAAACTTAAATCGACAAATTTGCAGGTTTAGGCAGGGAGCCAGCGGTCCATATACAGTTTCAAGCTTTGGCAATGAACGCCTGTAACTGTTGACCTAAGTAAAACATAATTACACACATGATTTGTCTTGGACCTGATAGCTGATGGGCGTGGGAACTTCCCCCATCCCTCATCCGGTTTAGTAGGTGagatttagtgtgtgtgtgtgtgtgtgtgtgtgtgtgtgtgtgtgtgtgtgtgtgttgaccacagcaaataaagtattaaatgtgacttagtaggaaaaaaaaatcatgcttGTCAACAAAGAGCCTCTGTTTGGGGGGCAGTCGTAGGGGGAGGAAGGGGGCAGAGCTCTGggaggtgagtgtgtgtgtgtatgtgtgtgtgttggggggggggttagtAGGTACTGAGCTGAACT
The genomic region above belongs to Gouania willdenowi chromosome 10, fGouWil2.1, whole genome shotgun sequence and contains:
- the stc2a gene encoding stanniocalcin-2a, encoding MLVKLAVALLLLSVLEKVVGSDGIDVHESLPEKTASQKGRLSLQNTAEIQHCLVSAGDVGCGVFECFENNSCEIRGLQEICMTFLHNAGKFDSQGKSFIKDALKCMAHGLRHKFSCISRKCVSIKEMVFQLQRECYIKHNLCSAAKENVAVMVEMIHFQDLFPKGPYVELVNILLTCGEEVKEALTRSVRLQCEQNWGALCDSLSLCSSLAPSPASSAIEHNRHSLPSQPEPEHPHPHPHPRPPRHGDKDKASKVGFNAHPRNRSQGPRRHGPEAGAGAEQEDPKATDIRR